The Arthrobacter sp. PM3 genome contains the following window.
AGAACCTGCAGGCGCTCCTGGGCCTGTGGGACGGCTCCGCCCGGACGTTCGCGGCCACCGCCCTGGCGACGCTCTCGCGCTAAGCGCCCACACGGGAGGCTAGGATCAGACCATGATCCTGGCCTCCCTCGGGTTCGCCCTCGCGGCGGCCCTGCTGCACGTCTACATCTTCACGATGGAGGCCATCACCTGGACACGGCCCGCCACGTGGAAGCGGTTCGGCATCGCGTCGCAGGCAGATGCCGATACCACGCGTCCGCTGGCCTACAACCAGGGCTTCTACAATCTGTTCCTCGCCGCTGGCGCCCTGGCCGGCACCGGGGCCGTTGCGCTGGGCCACCCTGCCGTGGGCTGGACGCTGGTCTTCTACGCCTGCGGCTCCATGCTCCTGGCCTCGATCGTCCTCGCCCTGAGCGGCGGGAAGTACCTCCGTGCCGCGGCCACGCAGGGCACGACGCCGCTGCTCGCCGTCGTCCTCGGAACACTGGGGCTGCTCACCGCCTGACTGCCGCGTCCCGCCCCGGACCGCCCCGGCGTCCCGCGGCGGAGACCCGGGCCGTAGTACCCCTCGCCGTCGGCCGCCCGAAGGCCGACAATGGAGGCAACACAGCAGGCCTTCCCAGGGGGCGCCATGGTTCCACAGCAGCGGACAGCCGGCGGGCCGGCCCCGACGCCGGACCGCGACCCGGTGATCGACCTTGCCCGGTTCTTCTGCCTGACCCTGGTGGTGGTCGGGCATATCCTGATGGTCAGCCCGGTCCTGCACCCCGACGGGACCGTGACCAGCGAAAACACCCTGGGCAACCAGCATTGGTTTGAGCCCGTCGTCTGGGTCCTCCAGATCATGCCGCTGTTCTTCGTGGCCGGCGGGATCACCGGCCTGCAGTCCTGGCGGCGGCTCCGCGCCCGCGGCGGCACCGCCTCGGACTTCATGCAGATCCGGCTGCTTCGCCTGATCCGCCCGGCCGCGGTCCTGCTGGCCGTGATGTTCACCGGCCTGTCCCTGGCCCTGCTCAGAGGCGTTGACCCGCAGGTGATCCAGCTGCTCACCAGCGGTGCGGGGATGCCGCTGTGGTTCCTGGCCGCGTACCTCGCAGCGCAGCTGAACCTTCCGTGGCTGGCGGCGTTGCACGGGCGCGCTCCCTGGCTGACCCTGGCCGGCCTGATCTCCCTCGTGGTGGCCGTCGACTGCCTGCGGGGGATTCTCCCGGAACTGGCTTACCTGAATATGGTGTTCGTCTGGTGCGCCGTGCAGCAGCTCGGATTCATCGTGGCCGACAACCCGGCGTTCAGGCCCGGCCGCCCCGCGCTGCTTGGCATCGTCGTGGCCAGCAACATGCTGTTGGGCTTGCTCGTCCTGCTGGGGCTCTATTCCGGCAACATGCTGGTAAACCTCAATCCGCCCAATCTGACGCTGGTGCTCCTGGGCATCTCGCAGGCCGCGGCCCTCCAGTTCCTGCGTCCCTGGCTGTCCAGGATCGCATCCCTGGCCCGGGTGCGCCGGTTTGTGGGCGTGGCCGGGCGGCGGTCCATGACCGTCTATCTGTGGCACTTGCCCCTGCTGGCGGCGATGTCGGGAGTGCTGCTGCTGACGGACTTTCCCCAGCCTGCCGGAGGCACGGCGGGCTGGTGGTGGGGGCGACCCCTGGTGCTGCTGGCCGTCATCGCGCTGCTGATGCCGATAGTGGCACTGTTCGGCCGGCTGGAAGACCGGCCGACGGCGCCCGGCCCGGCCCCTGGCCGCCCGGCGGCCGCGGTGCTGCTGGCCGCCGTCGCCGTCTTCGTCCCGGCGGTCAATGCGGCGCTCAACGGTCTCACGTTGGGGTTGCTGGGCGGCGGCGCTGCCTGCTTCGCCCTCGCGGTCGTGCTGCTGGGCCGCGTGCCTGCCCGGCTCACGACCCCGGCCGGCCGGACCGGCGGATCAGAACCGCCATTGCCACACCCGCCATTAAGTGCCAATGTCGAACCATGACGGAGAACTCGGCAGCCACGGAAGACACCTTCAGCCCGGACGTCGCCACCACCCGCAACGACGAGCTGCACCGCTATGAACTCCACGCCGGCGGCAAGCTCGCCGTCCAGGTGCGCTTCATTGACAGGCCGGGCCATATCGACTTCATCCACACGGACACGGCCCCGCAGTTCCAGGGCCAGGGGCTCGCCAAGGTGCTGGCGCACTTCGCCCTCGACGACGTCGTCGCCTCCGGCAAGCGGATCATCCCGAATTGCCCGTTCATGTACCGCTAC
Protein-coding sequences here:
- a CDS encoding DUF1304 domain-containing protein is translated as MILASLGFALAAALLHVYIFTMEAITWTRPATWKRFGIASQADADTTRPLAYNQGFYNLFLAAGALAGTGAVALGHPAVGWTLVFYACGSMLLASIVLALSGGKYLRAAATQGTTPLLAVVLGTLGLLTA
- a CDS encoding acyltransferase, whose translation is MVPQQRTAGGPAPTPDRDPVIDLARFFCLTLVVVGHILMVSPVLHPDGTVTSENTLGNQHWFEPVVWVLQIMPLFFVAGGITGLQSWRRLRARGGTASDFMQIRLLRLIRPAAVLLAVMFTGLSLALLRGVDPQVIQLLTSGAGMPLWFLAAYLAAQLNLPWLAALHGRAPWLTLAGLISLVVAVDCLRGILPELAYLNMVFVWCAVQQLGFIVADNPAFRPGRPALLGIVVASNMLLGLLVLLGLYSGNMLVNLNPPNLTLVLLGISQAAALQFLRPWLSRIASLARVRRFVGVAGRRSMTVYLWHLPLLAAMSGVLLLTDFPQPAGGTAGWWWGRPLVLLAVIALLMPIVALFGRLEDRPTAPGPAPGRPAAAVLLAAVAVFVPAVNAALNGLTLGLLGGGAACFALAVVLLGRVPARLTTPAGRTGGSEPPLPHPPLSANVEP
- a CDS encoding GNAT family N-acetyltransferase; protein product: MTENSAATEDTFSPDVATTRNDELHRYELHAGGKLAVQVRFIDRPGHIDFIHTDTAPQFQGQGLAKVLAHFALDDVVASGKRIIPNCPFMYRYLRRHEAYHQYVDWPERVPEGA